The following proteins are co-located in the Fretibacterium sp. OH1220_COT-178 genome:
- a CDS encoding ABC transporter substrate-binding protein, whose translation MGRLRPELLPKGRIWPLMVAAPVALFFLSFAIGRYPIGAGTQVLLSMGPAKPKATDASLADELQEQLGIPVIVVDASMENVEETYAFLGRILGREERAAALAAYCRAALDDVRRKVSAIPEEKRVRVYYAEGPDGLSTEPESSAHAAVLKFAGAKNVADVKLVPGSGMSPVSLEQVLHWDPEVIIAWEDLRGGAHAMIGNNPDWAGIRAVKDGRVYAMPNTPFSWMDRPPSVNRFLGLQWVAHLFYPEVYDVDIRAVTREFYDLFYSVKLTDAQIDDLLKNAVSAPDRPKTGR comes from the coding sequence CCCTGTTCTTCCTGTCCTTCGCCATCGGCAGGTACCCCATCGGGGCCGGGACACAGGTGCTGCTCTCTATGGGGCCGGCGAAGCCGAAGGCGACCGACGCCTCCCTGGCCGACGAACTGCAGGAGCAGCTGGGGATACCGGTGATCGTGGTGGACGCCTCGATGGAAAACGTCGAGGAGACCTATGCGTTCCTGGGGCGTATCCTGGGCCGGGAGGAGCGCGCCGCCGCACTGGCCGCGTACTGCAGGGCGGCGCTCGATGACGTGAGGAGGAAGGTCTCCGCCATTCCCGAGGAGAAGCGCGTCCGCGTGTACTACGCCGAGGGACCCGACGGCCTCTCCACGGAGCCCGAATCGTCCGCCCACGCGGCGGTCCTGAAGTTTGCCGGGGCCAAAAACGTGGCCGACGTGAAGCTCGTTCCGGGAAGCGGCATGTCTCCGGTGTCCCTGGAACAGGTTCTGCACTGGGACCCCGAGGTCATCATCGCTTGGGAGGACCTCCGCGGCGGCGCACACGCCATGATAGGGAACAATCCGGACTGGGCAGGCATCCGCGCCGTGAAGGACGGACGCGTCTACGCCATGCCGAACACCCCCTTCAGCTGGATGGACCGCCCTCCGTCGGTCAACCGCTTTCTGGGCCTCCAGTGGGTGGCTCATCTGTTCTATCCCGAGGTCTATGACGTCGACATCCGGGCGGTGACCCGGGAGTTCTACGACCTGTTCTACTCCGTGAAGCTCACGGACGCCCAGATCGACGACCTCCTGAAGAACGCCGTGAGCGCCCCGGACCGGCCGAAAACGGGCCGGTGA
- a CDS encoding molybdopterin molybdotransferase MoeA, with protein sequence MSTNVLRLPSFENLPTREEVLDRLFALWRPELPAEIVAVEDALGRVTAEDCRARISLPVVRASAGDGIAVDSRRFRDGLPDTSDWQMGRDFVRADTGDDFDDRFDAVVMIEDVELDGDGQLRIRSGVTVRRGSNVHPSGSIVTEGELLVARHMPLRPRDLACLHLGGVWDVPVLKRPAVAFIPTGNELVPPRSAVPRGKNVDSNSVLARTSLQLLGAEPLLYPIVPDDRTMLNAALDDALGRADIVILNGGSSKGGEDHNARLLHERGTVLCHGAAAAPGKPLCAAMVDGKPIVNLPGPFIAAYHGFEWCIGALVSYCLHQPKPEHRPLEVTLSGGLPSSDQVSLLCNLDVRRGEDGGYVAHPIDFRRSSAARTASANAQYMTPPGGPVPSADSKLVVELLREAGSIARDPTVGNVLEKGRSPFSR encoded by the coding sequence ATGTCCACGAACGTTCTGAGACTGCCGAGCTTTGAGAACCTGCCCACGCGGGAGGAGGTGCTGGACCGCCTGTTCGCGCTGTGGCGGCCCGAGCTTCCGGCCGAGATTGTCGCGGTGGAGGACGCTCTGGGCCGGGTCACGGCGGAGGACTGCCGCGCCCGGATCAGCCTGCCGGTGGTGCGCGCCTCCGCCGGGGACGGGATCGCCGTCGATTCCCGACGGTTCCGGGACGGGCTCCCGGACACCTCGGACTGGCAGATGGGAAGGGATTTCGTTCGGGCCGACACGGGGGACGATTTCGACGACCGGTTCGACGCCGTCGTCATGATCGAGGACGTCGAGCTGGACGGCGACGGCCAGCTCCGCATCCGCAGCGGGGTGACGGTGCGGAGGGGAAGCAACGTCCACCCCTCCGGGAGCATCGTGACGGAGGGGGAACTGCTGGTGGCCAGGCACATGCCGCTGCGGCCGAGGGACCTGGCCTGCCTCCACCTCGGAGGCGTCTGGGACGTCCCGGTGCTGAAGAGGCCCGCGGTGGCCTTTATCCCCACGGGGAACGAACTCGTCCCCCCGCGCAGCGCGGTACCCCGTGGAAAGAACGTCGACAGCAACAGCGTGCTCGCCCGGACCAGCCTCCAACTCCTGGGCGCGGAGCCGCTTCTCTACCCCATCGTCCCCGACGACAGGACGATGCTGAACGCGGCGCTGGACGACGCCCTGGGGAGGGCGGACATCGTCATCCTCAACGGCGGCTCCTCCAAGGGGGGCGAGGACCACAACGCCCGCCTGCTGCACGAACGGGGAACGGTGCTGTGCCACGGGGCCGCCGCCGCTCCGGGCAAGCCGCTGTGCGCGGCGATGGTGGACGGCAAACCCATCGTGAACCTTCCGGGCCCCTTCATCGCGGCCTATCATGGGTTCGAGTGGTGCATCGGTGCCCTGGTGTCGTACTGCCTGCATCAGCCGAAACCCGAGCACCGTCCCCTGGAGGTGACGCTCTCCGGGGGCCTGCCGAGCTCGGATCAGGTCTCGCTTTTGTGCAATCTCGACGTGCGTCGTGGCGAGGATGGAGGGTACGTCGCCCATCCCATCGACTTCAGGCGCTCGTCGGCCGCACGAACGGCATCCGCCAACGCCCAGTACATGACGCCGCCGGGCGGTCCGGTCCCGAGTGCGGACAGCAAGCTCGTCGTCGAGCTCCTCAGGGAGGCGGGGTCCATCGCACGCGACCCGACGGTCGGGAACGTCTTGGAGAAAGGACGCTCCCCGTTTTCCCGGTGA
- a CDS encoding molybdenum ABC transporter ATP-binding protein gives MLEVRVRKRLGNFSTEADFALEEVGITALYGPSGAGKTTLLNMVAGLVVPDEGRIVCDGTAFFDSERKIFLPVQQRGIGYVFQEHRLFSHLSVRNNLLFASRFCGRPFSRDYFDRVAKLLELGPMLDRTTSSLSGGESQRVAIGRALLACTSVLLMDEPLASLDSQRKEELMRYIATIPRRLGVSVLYVTHAEDKIPRLADRVLLVRRGAKTRPAPAGNGVGRPRHNEFAPSLDDRSIENTERMGVKR, from the coding sequence TTGCTCGAGGTACGGGTGAGGAAACGCCTGGGAAACTTCTCGACGGAGGCGGATTTCGCACTGGAGGAAGTGGGGATCACGGCCCTCTACGGCCCCTCCGGCGCGGGGAAGACCACGCTGCTCAACATGGTCGCCGGGCTCGTCGTCCCCGATGAGGGGCGCATCGTCTGCGACGGAACGGCCTTCTTCGACTCGGAGCGGAAGATCTTCCTGCCCGTGCAGCAAAGGGGCATCGGTTACGTGTTTCAGGAGCACCGCCTCTTTTCGCACCTCTCGGTTCGGAACAATCTGCTCTTTGCCTCGCGTTTCTGCGGGCGTCCCTTTTCCCGGGACTATTTCGACCGAGTGGCCAAGCTGCTCGAGTTGGGGCCGATGCTCGACCGCACGACCTCATCCCTGTCCGGAGGGGAGAGCCAGCGCGTCGCCATCGGCCGAGCGCTTCTGGCCTGCACGTCCGTCCTTCTGATGGACGAACCCCTGGCCTCGCTCGACTCTCAGCGCAAGGAGGAGTTGATGCGGTACATCGCCACGATCCCCCGCAGGCTCGGCGTCTCCGTCCTGTACGTCACCCACGCCGAGGACAAGATCCCTCGCCTTGCCGACCGGGTGCTCCTGGTCCGGCGTGGGGCGAAGACCCGGCCGGCCCCTGCGGGAAATGGCGTCGGGCGGCCCCGGCATAACGAATTTGCACCATCGCTTGACGATCGCTCTATTGAAAATACCGAAAGGATGGGTGTGAAACGATGA
- the modA gene encoding molybdate ABC transporter substrate-binding protein, protein MKERKGTTTFLAVLFFFAAAVSSAWGQGVSVTTGAGYKQMVEELGKAYRESGAELEEMYGGLIGQILVQIKQGSGANVVISDKGTLDAASQGVEFGRFEALGDTVLVLAWRKGVALSIPGDLEKEEIARVAMPDPKAAIYGRAASKFLESSEIGARIGAKLSVVSSVPQVFSYLVSGEMDAGFVNRVMVLNAGDKLGGWLEIVEGYPPLKMVAAVVQGHEKDPKVLDFLAFLTGEKGRGILKRHGIW, encoded by the coding sequence ATGAAGGAAAGAAAAGGAACTACAACGTTTTTGGCGGTCCTGTTCTTCTTCGCGGCTGCGGTGTCCTCGGCCTGGGGGCAGGGCGTCTCCGTGACCACGGGGGCGGGTTACAAGCAGATGGTGGAGGAACTGGGCAAGGCGTACCGGGAATCAGGCGCCGAGCTCGAGGAGATGTATGGCGGTCTCATCGGACAAATCCTGGTTCAGATCAAGCAGGGGAGCGGTGCCAACGTGGTGATCTCGGACAAGGGGACGCTGGACGCCGCCTCGCAGGGCGTCGAGTTCGGGCGCTTCGAGGCGCTCGGGGACACGGTGCTGGTGCTCGCCTGGCGAAAGGGGGTGGCCCTGTCGATACCAGGAGATCTTGAAAAGGAGGAGATCGCCCGAGTCGCCATGCCCGACCCCAAGGCGGCCATCTACGGACGCGCCGCGTCCAAGTTCCTGGAATCCTCCGAAATCGGGGCCAGGATCGGGGCCAAACTGTCGGTCGTCTCCTCCGTCCCGCAGGTCTTCTCCTACCTGGTGTCCGGGGAGATGGACGCGGGGTTCGTCAACCGCGTCATGGTGCTCAACGCTGGGGACAAGCTGGGCGGATGGCTGGAGATCGTCGAGGGATATCCGCCCCTGAAGATGGTCGCCGCAGTCGTCCAGGGGCATGAGAAGGATCCGAAGGTCCTGGACTTCCTGGCCTTCCTGACGGGGGAGAAAGGAAGGGGGATCCTGAAACGGCACGGCATCTGGTGA
- a CDS encoding molybdate ABC transporter permease subunit — protein sequence MSESGSLSFPVLLTLRVCAACALLYLGVGLPCAWFCRRRRSLAARALSFLVTIPLIFPPVAMGFLLLLLLGRNGPVGGALERWAGLRIVFSEAGVVLSAFVAGLPLVVRPLQAAMERPELYKLEEAAQTLGCGALGTFCFVTVPQTSRVLFSCLLLGIARASGEVGITMMLGGNISGRTNTLSLEIFNCVSRGDFDAALRLCAVLAVLGVLLYVLLEGCRGKGDVP from the coding sequence ATGTCGGAGTCCGGGTCCCTGAGCTTCCCCGTACTGCTGACGCTGCGGGTGTGCGCGGCCTGCGCCCTGCTCTATCTCGGAGTGGGGCTTCCCTGCGCTTGGTTCTGCCGTCGGCGGCGCAGCCTCGCCGCCCGTGCGCTGTCGTTTCTGGTGACGATTCCCCTGATATTCCCCCCGGTGGCCATGGGTTTTCTCCTGCTGCTCCTTCTGGGGCGTAACGGCCCCGTGGGGGGAGCTCTCGAGCGCTGGGCCGGGCTCCGCATCGTGTTCTCGGAGGCCGGAGTCGTGCTCTCCGCGTTCGTCGCCGGACTGCCGCTGGTCGTCCGGCCCCTTCAAGCCGCGATGGAGCGCCCCGAGCTCTACAAGCTCGAGGAGGCCGCGCAAACCCTGGGGTGCGGCGCGCTCGGGACGTTCTGTTTCGTCACCGTACCGCAGACCTCCCGGGTACTCTTCTCCTGCCTCCTCCTGGGGATCGCCCGGGCCTCGGGGGAGGTGGGCATCACGATGATGCTGGGAGGGAACATCTCGGGTCGAACCAACACCCTGTCCCTGGAGATCTTCAACTGCGTCTCCAGAGGCGATTTCGATGCCGCGCTGCGGCTGTGCGCCGTTCTGGCCGTCCTCGGGGTACTGCTGTACGTTCTTCTGGAGGGCTGCCGCGGCAAGGGGGACGTTCCGTGA
- the modD gene encoding ModD protein gives MFWVSDSRIEAWIEEDLHLMDATVEALGIEERPGRVECFPKEDCVIAGVEEAARIFRTVGAGASVERPSGSVLTAGTVCLRAEGTAGRLHAVYKAAQNVMEYASGIATRCARLVRNAKNAAPSVEVAVTRKHFPGTKPLSVKAALAGGATAHRLGLSESILVFDQHREFMTEQEFATAIPRMAARYPEKRIMAEVDSTEEAVRFAEAGVDVVQCERFSPPELRECVGRIRRIRPGIRVSAAGGVNADNAAEYAATGVDVLVTSWVYFGKPQDVKMRFSRL, from the coding sequence ATGTTTTGGGTATCCGACAGCCGCATAGAGGCGTGGATCGAGGAGGACCTGCATTTGATGGACGCGACGGTGGAGGCCCTGGGGATCGAGGAGCGTCCCGGACGGGTGGAGTGTTTTCCCAAGGAGGACTGCGTGATAGCCGGCGTGGAGGAGGCGGCCCGGATCTTCAGGACCGTGGGAGCGGGAGCGTCGGTGGAGCGTCCGAGCGGCAGCGTCCTGACGGCCGGCACCGTCTGTCTTCGGGCCGAGGGGACGGCGGGTCGGCTCCATGCCGTCTACAAGGCGGCACAGAACGTGATGGAATACGCCTCGGGGATCGCGACGCGATGCGCGCGGCTCGTGAGGAACGCAAAAAACGCGGCCCCATCCGTGGAGGTCGCCGTAACCCGGAAGCACTTCCCCGGGACGAAACCCCTCTCCGTAAAGGCCGCCCTCGCCGGAGGGGCGACCGCACACCGGCTGGGGCTCTCGGAATCCATCCTCGTATTCGATCAGCACCGGGAGTTTATGACGGAGCAGGAGTTTGCGACCGCGATTCCCCGGATGGCCGCGCGATATCCCGAGAAGAGGATCATGGCGGAGGTCGACTCGACGGAGGAGGCCGTCCGTTTTGCCGAGGCGGGCGTCGATGTCGTCCAGTGTGAGCGTTTTTCTCCCCCCGAACTCCGCGAATGCGTCGGGCGGATACGGCGTATCCGGCCCGGGATACGCGTCTCTGCCGCCGGGGGCGTCAACGCGGACAACGCGGCGGAATACGCCGCCACAGGGGTGGACGTCCTCGTCACCTCATGGGTGTACTTCGGCAAGCCTCAAGACGTCAAGATGCGGTTTTCCCGACTTTGA
- the lysA gene encoding diaminopimelate decarboxylase, with product MAHLFWGGADCVQLVERFGTPLYVLDETVIRARCAEVRKDFLDRWPKSSASYASKAFLTQAMARIVEDEELGLDVVSLGELHTALSSGFPASRIEMHGNAKSEAELSAALDAGIGRIIVDGLMELEVLAELAARKGRRSEILLRVAPGIAPNTHAYITTGQEGSKFGLPLDGDLLPQAVRKALEAEWLELRGLHFHVGSQIFEPEAHVRSVVRVVSAMRRLKEDFGFCTRELNLGGGFGARSHPSEPHVPLSLFTDAMMQALVRDCAAGGLELPHVSIETGRWIVSEAGITLYRVETVKELPGVNYIGVDGGMADNPRPALYQAVYEAALANRVDAPLSREAKRMSVAGKCCETGDILIEDVRLPSPRRGDILALFNTGAYTFSMASNYNRLCRPAVVLVKGGEAEVIVERQTPDDLLRGDRIPQRLARKGANWERGP from the coding sequence GTGGCGCATCTTTTTTGGGGTGGGGCGGATTGCGTGCAGCTGGTCGAGCGATTCGGCACGCCTCTTTACGTTCTGGACGAAACCGTAATACGGGCTCGCTGCGCGGAGGTCAGAAAGGATTTTCTGGACCGGTGGCCGAAATCGTCGGCCAGTTACGCCAGCAAAGCCTTTCTTACTCAGGCTATGGCCCGCATCGTGGAGGACGAGGAACTGGGATTGGATGTGGTCTCCCTGGGCGAGCTGCATACCGCCCTGTCCTCCGGTTTTCCGGCCTCCCGTATAGAGATGCACGGGAACGCAAAAAGCGAGGCGGAACTGAGCGCGGCCCTCGATGCGGGAATCGGCCGAATCATCGTCGATGGCTTGATGGAGCTTGAGGTTCTTGCGGAACTTGCGGCCCGTAAGGGGCGCAGGTCGGAGATTCTGCTCCGCGTCGCCCCGGGGATTGCCCCCAATACCCATGCCTACATCACCACAGGGCAGGAGGGCAGCAAGTTTGGTCTGCCCCTGGACGGCGATCTGTTGCCCCAAGCCGTTCGCAAGGCCTTGGAGGCGGAGTGGCTTGAGCTCCGAGGTCTGCATTTTCACGTGGGCTCCCAGATTTTCGAACCCGAGGCGCACGTCCGGTCCGTCGTTCGGGTCGTCTCCGCGATGAGGCGTCTGAAGGAGGATTTCGGTTTTTGCACCCGGGAGCTGAATTTGGGCGGCGGGTTTGGAGCGCGTTCGCACCCGTCCGAGCCCCATGTGCCTCTGAGCCTGTTCACCGATGCGATGATGCAGGCTCTGGTGCGTGATTGCGCAGCCGGAGGTCTCGAGCTTCCGCACGTCTCCATAGAAACGGGGCGCTGGATCGTCTCGGAGGCTGGCATCACATTGTATCGGGTCGAGACGGTCAAGGAGCTTCCTGGTGTAAACTATATCGGTGTGGACGGCGGGATGGCCGACAACCCGCGTCCCGCGCTCTATCAGGCGGTCTATGAGGCCGCTTTGGCGAATCGCGTCGATGCCCCCTTGTCTCGGGAGGCGAAAAGGATGTCCGTTGCGGGAAAGTGCTGCGAGACAGGGGATATTCTGATCGAGGACGTGCGCCTTCCCTCACCGCGCAGGGGAGATATCCTGGCTCTGTTCAACACGGGGGCCTACACGTTCTCGATGGCAAGCAACTACAATCGGCTTTGCCGTCCGGCCGTTGTCCTCGTGAAGGGAGGAGAGGCCGAGGTGATTGTGGAGCGCCAGACTCCCGACGACCTGCTTCGGGGGGACCGGATTCCCCAGAGGCTGGCTCGCAAGGGGGCCAATTGGGAGAGAGGGCCTTAA
- a CDS encoding ankyrin repeat domain-containing protein, which yields MSAVTLHFENVQARIVRARELSETRDLLAELLAMSDSRLLTLFGVTRYSPQDVHGLKDQVFTGVVAELVRNGWNCDSASFGLARRDTFLMEMARRGLSRTVTRLLEMGADADYNTQGYGDSTVLMSARDPEIMKKLLYYGANPMAVNAHRQTDFSYKLLKGFVAGARFYLYNTEKIPFQKLLDNFRDCILSRESTPYSPMYPLCLVPVVPPMVPYQNIVDQALVDAMFDEGFFPFSSGALTFRLENEISVWQHLRFRMRNARFVTPSLLLAYLACMTKGESFCTTTDFACVDAYLEQPLPREVHPRGVFSKSVFVYMLFSLAKLPAPQLLRWLLLLGKAIRRVALWMDILGEDAFRVVNSAAPLDRKGSHVLQELTVIQSLLSLRVNVTDSFGEFVIPEELTTLLASGPTDSLAG from the coding sequence TTGTCGGCCGTAACACTTCACTTCGAGAATGTTCAAGCCCGAATTGTTCGGGCCAGGGAGCTGTCCGAGACCCGGGACCTCCTGGCCGAGCTTCTCGCCATGAGCGATTCGCGATTGCTGACCTTGTTTGGGGTGACCCGATATTCGCCACAGGACGTCCACGGCCTGAAGGATCAGGTCTTTACGGGGGTCGTGGCGGAGTTGGTCCGGAATGGATGGAACTGCGACTCCGCATCGTTCGGGCTGGCACGTCGGGACACCTTTTTGATGGAGATGGCTCGCCGCGGCTTGTCGCGAACGGTGACGCGTCTTCTCGAGATGGGGGCGGACGCGGACTACAACACTCAAGGCTATGGCGACTCGACCGTGCTCATGTCCGCCCGTGACCCGGAGATCATGAAGAAGCTCCTCTATTACGGTGCCAATCCTATGGCGGTAAACGCCCACAGGCAGACGGATTTTTCCTATAAACTGCTCAAGGGATTTGTTGCGGGGGCGCGTTTCTACCTCTACAATACGGAAAAAATTCCGTTTCAAAAGCTTCTGGACAACTTCAGGGACTGCATCTTGAGCCGCGAGAGCACGCCGTACAGCCCCATGTATCCTCTGTGCCTCGTTCCGGTGGTGCCGCCTATGGTTCCTTATCAAAACATCGTCGATCAGGCTTTGGTCGATGCCATGTTTGACGAGGGTTTTTTCCCATTTTCATCCGGGGCGCTGACGTTTCGATTGGAGAACGAGATCTCGGTATGGCAGCACCTGCGTTTTCGGATGCGGAATGCCCGTTTCGTCACCCCCTCTCTTTTGCTGGCCTACCTGGCCTGCATGACGAAAGGGGAGTCGTTTTGCACCACAACCGACTTTGCCTGTGTCGATGCCTATCTCGAGCAGCCCCTGCCGCGCGAGGTGCATCCGCGTGGCGTTTTCTCGAAATCCGTCTTCGTCTACATGCTCTTTTCTCTGGCGAAACTTCCCGCTCCGCAGCTGCTCCGTTGGCTTTTGCTCCTGGGAAAGGCAATCCGCCGCGTTGCTTTGTGGATGGATATCCTGGGCGAGGATGCCTTTCGGGTCGTCAATTCGGCGGCCCCCCTGGACAGAAAGGGCAGTCATGTCCTTCAGGAACTGACCGTGATCCAGTCGCTTCTGTCCCTGCGGGTCAACGTCACGGACAGCTTCGGCGAGTTTGTAATCCCGGAGGAGCTGACCACTCTGCTGGCCTCCGGGCCGACGGACAGTCTGGCGGGCTGA
- a CDS encoding deaminase codes for MDVIEKEIVPLTEKGVAIGSKVFGAAVLRKEDLSLVLAETNHEAMSPLWHGEVWAIKMFYELQEHPAPDDCLFLSTHQPCCMCASALAWSGFREILYLFDYESTETDFNIPHDRRMVRELFGCDVPRPKNAYFSWTSLTAEIELLEPEAPERRRLSVLHAIYARLSDVYQSGAKTMVLK; via the coding sequence TTGGATGTCATTGAAAAGGAGATCGTGCCCCTTACGGAGAAGGGCGTTGCGATCGGCAGCAAGGTCTTCGGAGCCGCGGTTCTGCGGAAAGAGGACCTGTCCTTGGTCCTTGCCGAGACAAACCATGAGGCTATGTCTCCATTGTGGCATGGAGAGGTTTGGGCGATCAAGATGTTCTACGAGCTGCAGGAGCATCCGGCCCCTGACGATTGTCTTTTTTTATCCACGCATCAGCCCTGTTGCATGTGCGCCTCGGCGCTGGCCTGGTCCGGTTTTCGAGAGATCCTTTATCTCTTCGATTACGAGAGCACGGAGACGGATTTCAATATTCCTCACGACCGGAGGATGGTGCGCGAGCTGTTCGGTTGTGATGTTCCGAGACCGAAAAATGCCTATTTTTCCTGGACCTCCCTGACCGCGGAGATCGAACTGCTGGAGCCCGAAGCGCCGGAACGCCGCCGTTTGTCGGTGCTGCACGCCATTTACGCGCGGCTTTCGGATGTCTATCAGAGCGGAGCCAAGACGATGGTCCTGAAATAG